A genome region from Akkermansiaceae bacterium includes the following:
- a CDS encoding helix-turn-helix transcriptional regulator: protein MISLQEADRHTLEQFCLRIQDIQNKRQLEDFTINIIPPFLGAEFASWNEHDEAMFLTRVATSTSHSHLVKPLIGALNQTLPTHPLFPKYLDLSTGKVRYVDTVDRTRDHIDDDSYRALPFYLRVASRLRIEDQLLMHIFVEESAGILVTFHSSRKFTRRQQLLATILRSHLVTRLYAIQRQSQKRSQLAGEISSHLTSRLTPREIEILRLICRGHGNQEIAQSLEISKRTADKHASNILRKLNASSRFQIIARFGHWLQAP, encoded by the coding sequence ATGATTTCACTTCAGGAAGCCGACCGCCACACCCTTGAGCAATTCTGTCTTCGGATCCAGGATATACAGAACAAGCGACAACTCGAAGACTTCACCATCAATATCATTCCTCCCTTTCTCGGTGCCGAGTTCGCCAGCTGGAACGAACACGACGAGGCGATGTTCCTGACCCGGGTCGCAACATCGACCTCCCACAGCCATCTCGTAAAGCCCCTGATCGGCGCTCTGAACCAAACCCTGCCAACCCACCCCCTTTTCCCCAAATATCTGGATCTTTCCACCGGGAAAGTCCGTTACGTTGATACCGTTGACCGCACCCGCGACCATATCGATGACGATTCTTACCGCGCCCTGCCATTCTATCTCCGCGTTGCCTCTCGCCTGAGGATCGAAGACCAGCTGCTGATGCATATCTTCGTCGAGGAAAGTGCGGGGATCCTCGTCACCTTTCACTCCTCCCGCAAATTCACCCGCAGACAGCAACTTCTTGCCACCATCCTGCGCAGCCACCTGGTGACGCGGCTCTATGCGATCCAACGCCAGTCGCAGAAACGATCCCAGCTTGCCGGCGAAATCTCATCCCACCTCACCTCCCGGCTCACCCCCCGTGAAATTGAAATCCTACGGCTCATCTGCCGCGGCCATGGCAATCAGGAAATCGCCCAATCGCTGGAGATCTCCAAGCGAACCGCCGACAAACACGCTTCGAACATACTCCGCAAACTCAACGCGTCCTCCCGTTTCCAGATCATCGCGCGCTTCGGCCACTGGCTCCAGGCGCCTTGA
- a CDS encoding TIGR00282 family metallophosphoesterase: MSELTDGAAVRILFLGDIVGEPGRKAVIGALQEIRKQHSIDFVIANGENAAGGRGITPRIAIDLLRAGVAVITTGDHVWDQQEIVDYFPTEPRLLRPVNYPQGTPGAGSVVLETSKGKIAVVQAQGRSFMQPPLENPFLAVEAEVARLRADGLRVIVLDFHAETTSEKIAMGRMLDGSVSLVVGTHTHVQTADETVFPGGTGYLTDAGMCGPVESVLGRCVESVVWRFRSGMPTRFPVAKGDVKLCGVIVSAEISSGRCVDIERFILQIGENETETAG; the protein is encoded by the coding sequence ATGAGCGAACTAACGGACGGAGCGGCGGTGCGTATCCTGTTTCTCGGCGATATCGTGGGCGAGCCGGGTCGGAAGGCGGTGATCGGCGCACTGCAGGAAATCAGGAAACAGCACTCGATCGATTTCGTGATCGCGAACGGCGAGAACGCCGCAGGGGGGCGGGGGATCACGCCGAGGATCGCCATCGACCTGCTTAGGGCGGGGGTTGCGGTCATAACGACCGGCGACCATGTCTGGGACCAGCAGGAGATCGTCGATTATTTCCCAACCGAGCCGCGGCTGTTGCGCCCCGTGAATTATCCGCAGGGCACGCCGGGTGCGGGGAGCGTGGTGCTGGAGACTTCCAAAGGGAAGATAGCGGTCGTCCAGGCTCAGGGGCGCAGCTTCATGCAGCCGCCTTTGGAAAACCCCTTTCTCGCAGTCGAGGCGGAGGTGGCGAGGCTCAGGGCGGACGGGCTCAGGGTTATCGTGCTTGATTTCCATGCGGAGACAACCTCGGAGAAAATCGCGATGGGCCGGATGCTCGACGGCAGCGTCTCACTGGTCGTCGGCACCCACACCCATGTCCAGACAGCGGATGAAACGGTTTTCCCGGGCGGCACCGGATACCTGACGGATGCGGGGATGTGTGGTCCGGTGGAATCGGTGCTTGGGCGCTGCGTGGAATCGGTGGTCTGGCGTTTCCGCTCCGGGATGCCCACCCGTTTTCCGGTCGCGAAAGGGGATGTGAAACTCTGCGGGGTGATTGTCTCGGCGGAAATATCCAGCGGGCGCTGTGTGGATATCGAAAGGTTTATCCTGCAAATCGGCGAGAATGAGACAGAAACAGCCGGTTGA
- the tuf gene encoding elongation factor Tu, which translates to MAKEQFKRNKPHVNIGTIGHVDHGKTTLTAAITNTLAEKGFCEKKSYADIDAAPEERERGITINTAHVEYETDKRHYAHVDCPGHADYVKNMITGAAQMDGAILVCSAADGPMPQTREHILLARQVGVPALVVFMNKVDLVDDAELLELVEMEIRDLLSSYDFPGDDIPIVAGSATKALAGDPEQMANVIKLMDAVDSYIPEPERPIDKTFLMPIEDVFSIEGRGTVCTGRVERGIIKKMEEVEIVGIRDTQKTTVTDIEMFRKLLDEGRAGDNVGLLVRGLKKNDVERGQVMAKPGTVKGHTIFKSEIYVLSKEEGGRHTPFFSNYRPQFYFRTTDVTGSIKLPEGVEMVMPGDNIGLEVELINPIAMEPTMRFAIREGGRTVGAGRVGEIIK; encoded by the coding sequence ATGGCCAAGGAACAATTCAAACGCAACAAGCCGCACGTAAACATCGGCACCATCGGTCACGTCGACCACGGCAAAACCACACTCACCGCAGCGATCACGAACACGCTCGCCGAAAAGGGCTTTTGTGAGAAAAAGTCCTACGCGGACATCGACGCTGCCCCTGAGGAGCGCGAGCGCGGCATCACCATCAACACCGCACACGTTGAGTATGAGACGGACAAGCGCCACTACGCCCACGTCGATTGCCCCGGCCACGCCGACTACGTGAAGAACATGATCACCGGTGCCGCCCAGATGGACGGAGCCATCCTCGTGTGCTCGGCAGCAGACGGCCCGATGCCACAGACCCGCGAGCACATCCTGCTCGCCCGCCAGGTCGGTGTCCCGGCCCTCGTGGTGTTCATGAACAAGGTTGACCTTGTCGATGACGCCGAACTTCTTGAACTCGTCGAGATGGAGATCCGCGATCTCCTTTCCTCCTACGACTTCCCGGGCGATGATATCCCTATCGTTGCAGGCTCCGCCACCAAGGCCCTTGCCGGCGACCCGGAGCAGATGGCCAACGTCATCAAGCTCATGGATGCCGTCGATTCCTACATCCCCGAGCCTGAGCGTCCGATCGACAAGACCTTCCTCATGCCCATCGAGGACGTGTTCTCGATCGAAGGCCGTGGAACGGTCTGCACCGGCCGTGTCGAGCGTGGCATCATCAAGAAGATGGAGGAAGTCGAGATCGTCGGCATCCGCGACACCCAGAAGACAACCGTCACGGACATCGAGATGTTCCGCAAGCTGCTCGACGAAGGACGTGCAGGCGACAACGTCGGCCTTCTCGTCCGCGGCCTCAAGAAGAACGACGTCGAGCGCGGCCAGGTCATGGCCAAGCCCGGCACCGTCAAGGGCCACACGATCTTCAAATCCGAGATCTACGTCCTTTCCAAGGAAGAGGGCGGCCGCCACACCCCGTTCTTCTCGAACTACCGTCCGCAGTTCTACTTCCGCACGACCGACGTGACCGGCAGCATCAAGCTCCCCGAGGGAGTCGAAATGGTGATGCCAGGTGACAACATCGGCCTTGAGGTCGAGCTCATCAACCCAATCGCCATGGAGCCAACAATGCGCTTCGCCATCCGCGAAGGTGGCCGCACTGTCGGAGCCGGCCGCGTGGGTGAGATCATCAAATAA
- a CDS encoding preprotein translocase subunit SecE produces the protein MLVRNLARVSTFIGEVKGELRKASWPWDSDPKAKGFRKYKELVDSTIVVLIAVILLAGFVQFWDFIQVLIVGFLTEIFR, from the coding sequence CTGCTCGTCCGCAACCTTGCCCGTGTCTCCACCTTCATCGGCGAGGTCAAGGGTGAGCTGCGCAAGGCCAGCTGGCCGTGGGACTCCGATCCGAAGGCCAAAGGTTTCAGGAAATACAAGGAGCTCGTGGATTCCACGATCGTCGTCCTCATCGCCGTGATCCTGCTCGCAGGTTTCGTCCAGTTCTGGGACTTCATCCAGGTTCTCATCGTCGGTTTCCTCACCGAAATCTTCCGCTAA
- the nusG gene encoding transcription termination/antitermination factor NusG: MPNAKDYKDQWYVVQVLSGMEGKVRERIARQVEAEEMQDYIREVLVPTEVVSEIKRGKKTETKKKFFPGYIIVNMYLADENNQLVEKTWFFIKEMEGVIGFAGTKDRPAPMRPREVEAMLSQIQEREETVRPAISFEVGDTVKVADGPFQSQNGVVEEIDPERGKLRVAVDIFGRTTPVELEYWQVERE, translated from the coding sequence ATGCCCAACGCCAAAGATTACAAAGACCAGTGGTACGTCGTCCAAGTCCTTTCGGGCATGGAGGGCAAGGTGCGCGAGCGCATCGCCCGCCAGGTCGAAGCCGAGGAAATGCAGGACTACATCCGCGAGGTTCTCGTCCCCACCGAAGTGGTTTCGGAGATCAAGCGCGGCAAGAAAACCGAGACCAAGAAGAAATTCTTCCCCGGTTACATCATCGTGAACATGTATCTCGCCGATGAGAACAACCAGCTCGTGGAGAAGACCTGGTTCTTCATCAAGGAGATGGAAGGTGTCATCGGTTTCGCCGGCACCAAGGACAGGCCCGCACCGATGCGCCCACGCGAGGTCGAGGCGATGCTCTCCCAGATCCAGGAGCGCGAGGAAACCGTCCGTCCGGCGATCTCCTTCGAGGTCGGCGATACCGTCAAGGTCGCCGACGGCCCGTTCCAATCCCAGAACGGCGTTGTCGAGGAAATCGACCCCGAGCGTGGCAAGCTGCGCGTCGCCGTCGATATCTTCGGCCGCACCACACCCGTCGAGCTAGAATACTGGCAGGTCGAGCGCGAGTGA
- the rplK gene encoding 50S ribosomal protein L11, producing MAKEVVKIIKLQIQAGAANPSPPVGPALGQAGVNIMGFCKEFNAATQSQAGDVLPCVISVYKDKSFTFITKRPPAGNLLKKAAGLASGSGEPNKKKVGKITKAQLMEVVNIKMPDLNTKDPEAAARILAGTARQMGLEVEGM from the coding sequence ATGGCCAAGGAAGTCGTCAAAATCATCAAACTCCAGATTCAGGCTGGAGCCGCCAACCCATCACCACCAGTAGGCCCCGCACTCGGCCAGGCCGGTGTCAACATCATGGGTTTCTGCAAGGAATTCAACGCCGCGACCCAGTCGCAGGCCGGTGATGTGCTTCCGTGCGTGATCTCGGTCTACAAGGACAAGTCCTTCACCTTCATCACCAAGCGTCCGCCCGCAGGCAACCTCCTCAAGAAAGCCGCCGGCCTCGCATCCGGTTCCGGTGAGCCGAACAAGAAAAAGGTCGGCAAGATCACCAAGGCCCAGCTCATGGAAGTCGTCAACATCAAGATGCCCGACCTCAACACCAAGGATCCCGAAGCCGCAGCCCGCATCCTCGCCGGCACCGCCCGCCAGATGGGCCTTGAGGTCGAAGGCATGTAA
- a CDS encoding 50S ribosomal protein L1, with protein sequence MSKTRSKRYRKAAELVGAGKSYSLADAISTVKKLPAPKFTPTVTLSFRLGVDPRKSDQMVRGSVSLPHGTGKNVRVVVFAQGAAAEAALAAGAEHVGYEDLIKKVQEGFVDFDSAIATPDAMAEVRKIARVLGPRGLMPNPKTGTVTDDVAKAVKEVKAGRIDYKLDKNGNVSGAIGKADFDEKQLEDNARAFLESVVRAKPASAKGNFVQAVTLAASMLPGLPLEASAYTAKATA encoded by the coding sequence ATGTCCAAAACACGCAGCAAACGCTACCGGAAAGCCGCCGAACTGGTGGGCGCCGGAAAATCCTACTCCCTCGCGGATGCCATCAGCACCGTGAAGAAACTCCCGGCGCCGAAATTCACGCCGACAGTCACCCTGTCTTTCCGACTCGGCGTTGACCCACGGAAAAGCGACCAGATGGTCCGCGGCTCCGTCTCGCTCCCGCACGGGACCGGAAAAAACGTACGCGTCGTCGTCTTCGCCCAGGGTGCAGCTGCGGAAGCAGCCCTTGCCGCCGGTGCCGAGCACGTCGGATACGAGGATCTCATCAAGAAAGTCCAGGAAGGCTTCGTCGATTTCGACTCCGCCATCGCGACCCCCGATGCCATGGCCGAAGTCCGCAAGATCGCCCGTGTCCTCGGCCCGCGCGGCCTGATGCCGAACCCCAAGACCGGAACCGTCACCGATGACGTCGCGAAAGCCGTCAAGGAGGTAAAGGCCGGCCGCATCGACTACAAGCTCGACAAGAACGGCAACGTCTCCGGTGCGATCGGCAAGGCCGATTTCGACGAGAAGCAGCTCGAGGACAACGCCCGCGCGTTCCTTGAGAGCGTCGTCCGTGCCAAGCCCGCCTCCGCAAAGGGCAACTTCGTCCAGGCCGTGACCCTCGCCGCTTCCATGCTTCCCGGCCTGCCGCTGGAAGCCTCCGCCTACACCGCAAAGGCAACCGCATAA
- a CDS encoding 50S ribosomal protein L10, whose translation MNPDKQIIINGLLARVNDSPYVIVIDYTGLTVPQFSELRNRLADNGGKCTVAKNSYMRKALTEAGLPDIGADLVGQTAFVTGDSEVFSAAKILKNFEKEFKKPEMKVGILGQDVLDTDKLKALADIPSREAVLSQLLGLINEPATRIARILLEKFDPEREHFKSGGAEEPAEAEAPAPAAETPAEGAPAAE comes from the coding sequence ATGAATCCTGACAAGCAAATCATCATCAACGGCCTGCTGGCGCGCGTCAACGACTCGCCCTACGTCATCGTCATCGACTACACCGGCCTCACCGTCCCGCAATTCAGCGAGCTCCGCAACCGCCTCGCCGACAACGGCGGGAAGTGCACCGTCGCGAAGAACAGCTACATGCGCAAGGCTCTCACCGAAGCCGGGCTTCCCGACATCGGCGCGGATCTTGTTGGCCAGACGGCTTTCGTCACCGGCGATTCCGAGGTCTTTTCCGCAGCCAAGATCCTCAAGAACTTCGAGAAGGAATTCAAGAAGCCCGAGATGAAGGTCGGAATCCTCGGCCAGGATGTCCTCGACACCGACAAGCTCAAGGCACTTGCAGACATCCCGTCGCGCGAAGCCGTCCTTTCGCAGCTCCTCGGCCTCATCAACGAGCCTGCCACACGCATCGCCCGCATCCTCCTCGAGAAATTCGATCCGGAGCGCGAGCACTTCAAATCGGGCGGCGCCGAAGAGCCTGCCGAAGCCGAGGCACCAGCACCCGCAGCGGAAACGCCCGCCGAAGGGGCACCTGCCGCCGAATAA
- the rplL gene encoding 50S ribosomal protein L7/L12, translating to MSNIANLVEELGKLTVLEAVDLVKQLEETWGVSAAAAVAAGPAAAGPAEAVEEKTEFNVVITDCGANKIAVIKAVREVAPGLGLADAKKLVESAPANILEGVAKDAAEAAKKKLEEAGAKIELK from the coding sequence ATGTCAAATATTGCAAACCTCGTAGAAGAACTCGGCAAGCTCACCGTCCTGGAAGCTGTCGATCTCGTGAAACAACTCGAAGAAACCTGGGGCGTCTCCGCCGCAGCAGCCGTCGCAGCCGGTCCGGCCGCAGCCGGCCCTGCCGAAGCCGTTGAGGAGAAGACGGAATTCAACGTCGTCATCACCGACTGCGGAGCCAACAAGATCGCCGTCATCAAGGCGGTGCGCGAAGTTGCTCCCGGACTCGGTCTTGCCGACGCCAAGAAACTCGTCGAATCCGCACCTGCCAACATCCTCGAAGGTGTTGCGAAGGATGCTGCCGAAGCCGCCAAGAAGAAACTCGAGGAAGCCGGCGCCAAGATCGAGCTCAAGTAA